From the Quercus lobata isolate SW786 chromosome 6, ValleyOak3.0 Primary Assembly, whole genome shotgun sequence genome, one window contains:
- the LOC115994440 gene encoding BTB/POZ domain-containing protein DOT3 isoform X4, with the protein MQKSPQVTEPQSPGSDSDGIDQVHDQRIVIPTKFVSIADSLEKREHSRFLTSQIPTDLSIQVQEITFNVHKYPLVSKCGYIGQLELQPSISNYGYNINLENFPGGSETFEIILKFCYGLPLDLNPNNIASIRCASEFLEMTEEFEDGNLISKTEAFLTFVVLCSWKDTITVLKSCEALSPWAENLQIVRRCCDSLAWKASRKNSSTGDAVHEEGWWFDDIAILRIDHFRRIITAIRAKGTTPEIIGKCIMRYAERWLPGMDMEIEGVRGYGHGKNELQFSICSQKEEGGIAHSKEQKAIIESLISMLPPQQEAVSCKFLLQMLKMAMVYSATPALISELEKRVGMMLEDASVNDLLIPSYKNFDKGKLTNSPEQCTMHDIDVVQRIVEYFLMHEQQQQQQQQQQKSGKCNISKLLDNYLAEIARDPNLSVTKFQVLAESLPENVRTCHDGLYRAIDTYLKTNRSLSEHDQRRLCKVMNCEKLSLDACMHAAQNDRLPLRTIVQMK; encoded by the exons ATGCAGAAGTCTCCTCAAGTAACTGAACCACAAAGCCCAGGGAGTGATTCGGATGGCATTGATCAAGTTCATGACCAACGCATCGTAATTCCCACCAAATTCGTCTCTATAGCTGATAGCTTGGAAAAGAGAGAACACTCACG GTTTCTCACGTCTCAAATACCAACAGATTTATCAattcaagttcaagaaattaCCTTTAATGTTCACAAG TATCCCTTGGTGTCAAAATGTGGCTACATAGGCCAATTGGAACTTCAGCCTTCAATCTCAAATTATGGGTACAACATCAATCTCGAAAACTTCCCAGGGGGATCAGAAAcatttgaaatcattttaaaattctgtTATGGTCTCCCACTGGACTTAAACCCCAATAACATAGCTTCAATAAGATGTGCGTCAGAATTTCTGGAGATGACTGAAGAATTTGAAGATGGAAATCTCATCAGCAAGACTGAAGCTTTCCTCACATTTGTAGTCCTTTGCTCATGGAAAGATACCATTACTGTTCTAAAATCCTGTGAAGCTCTATCTCCATGGGCtgaaaatttacaaattgttaGAAGATGCTGTGACTCACTAGCTTGGAAGGCTTCTAGGAAAAACTCATCAACTGGAGATGCAGTTCATGAAGAAGGCTGGTGGTTTGATGATATAGCTATCCTTCGTATTGATCATTTCAGGAGGATTATAACAGCAATAAGGGCTAAGGGAACAACACCAGAGATCATAGGTAAATGCATCATGCGCTATGCAGAGAGATGGTTGCCGGGTATGGACATGGAGATAGAAGGAGTTAGAGGATATGGCCATGGAAAGAATGAGCTTCAGTTCAGTATTTGTAGTCAGAAGGAAGAAGGGGGCATTGCACACAGCAAGGAGCAAAAAGCAATTATTGAGAGCCTAATAAGCATGCTTCCTCCTCAACAAGAAGCTGTTTCATGTAAATTCCTGTTGCAGATGCTAAAGATGGCAATGGTATATTCTGCAACACCAGCTTTGATTTCGGAGCTTGAAAAGAGAGTGGGGATGATGTTGGAAGATGCCAGTGTGAATGATCTTCTGATCCCaagttacaaaaattttgataaggGGAAACTAACAAA TTCTCCTGAACAATGCACAATGCATGACATAGATGTGGTGCAAAGGATAGTGGAATATTTTTTGATGCATgaacagcagcagcagcagcagcagcagcaacagaaGTCTGGCAAATGCAATATAAGTAAGCTCTTAGACAATTACCTAGCTGAGATTGCAAGAGACCCAAATCTCTCTGTCACTAAGTTCCAAGTTTTGGCTGAATCGTTGCCAGAAAATGTTCGAACATGTCATGATGGTCTCTATAGAGCCATTGACACCTACCTCAAG ACTAATCGTTCACTATCTGAGCATGACCAAAGAAGGCTGTGCAAGGTAATGAACTGTGAGAAACTGTCTCTtgatgcatgcatgcatgctgCACAAAATGATCGATTGCCTCTAAGAACCATTGTCCag ATGAAATGA
- the LOC115995066 gene encoding uncharacterized protein LOC115995066 isoform X1: MPMAADSANEGGQNNRGIQDGICSLPVSCSCFKLLNQSFDEVNQHCSIDILPILLEGASFPARLSCPQHNSHGQDVYSISVLSGEGKSPQCASELAFLSFLEVANLSKNQMCLDAQLNCQNCIDLPVKSADPISPCIVDLNIEKEYSKTPESNDEAVESLKSEGALTHLQRVLWRQASHTIGGKLMQLFMNVGTSRDKSVTERAHDTANNRWRRYKRSTSFDSRKIVLLFSIMSSLGTLVLIYLTLKVRQSGDNYVHV; the protein is encoded by the exons ATGCCAATGGCTGCTGATTCGGCCAATGAG GGGGGACAAAACAACCGGGGCATCCAGGATGGTATTTGCAGCTTACCTGTCAGCTGTTCATGTTTCAAGCTACTAAATCAAAGTTTTGATGAGGTCAACCAGCACTGTTCTATAG ATATTTTGCCAATTCTGCTTGAGGGGGCTTCATTTCCAGCAAGACTAAGTTGCCCACAGCACAATTCACAT GGCCAAGATGTCTACAGCATTTCAGTGCTGTCTGGTGAAGGGAAGAGTCCACAATGTGCTTCAGAGTTGGCATTTCtaagctttttggaagttgctAATCTATCTAAAAATCAGATGTGCTTGGATGCACAATTGAATTGCCAAAATTGCATTGATTTGCCAGTGAAAAGTGCTGATCCTATTTCCCCATGCATTGTcgatttaaatattgaaaaggAATATTCAAAAACACCTGAATCCAATGATGAAGCTgttgaaagtttgaaaagtgAAGGTGCACTAACT CATTTGCAGAGGGTGTTGTGGAGACAAGCAAGCCATACAATAGGTGGAAAACTAATGCAGCTTTTCATGAATGTTGGCACTTCAAGAG ATAAATCAGTGACTGAAAGGGCCCATGATACTGCAAATAATCGATGGAGAAGATATAAGCGTTCTACCTCATTTGATTCAAGAAAGATCGTTCTCCTATTTTCAATCAT GTCAAGTTTGGGAACATTGGTGCTGATATATCTGACATTGAAAGTTAGGCAGAGTGGTGATAATTATGTTCATGTCTGA
- the LOC115995067 gene encoding ras-related protein RABH1e gives MAAVSPLAKYKLVFLGDQSVGKTSIITRFMYDKFDATYQATIGIDFLSKTMYLEDRTVRLQLWDTAGQERFRSLIPSYIRDSSVAVIVYDVANRQSFLNINRWVEEVRTERGSDVIIVLVGNKTDLVDKRQVSIEEGDAKSREFGIMFIETSAKAGFNIKPLFRKIAAALPGMETLSSTKQEDMVDINLKPTANSSHQEQQGGCWC, from the exons atggcaGCTGTGTCCCCTCTAGCCAAATACAAGCTGGTATTCTTGGGTGACCAATCCGTAGGCAAAACCAGCATCATTACTCGCTTCATGTACGATAAATTCGACGCCACCTACCAG GCTACAATTGGAATCGATTTCTTGTCAAAAACAATGTACCTTGAAGATCGGACAGTTCGTTTGCAGCTTTG GGATACTGCTGGGCAAGAAAGATTTAGGAGTCTCATTCCAAGCTACATCAGAGATTCTTCTGTTGCCGTAATTGTCTATGACGTAGCAA ATAGGCAGTCATTCCTGAATATTAACAGGTGGGTTGAAGAGGTACGTACAGAACGGGGCAGTGATGTCATCATCGTACTTGTTGGGAACAAAACTGATCTTGTTGATAAAAG GCAAGTATCTATAGAGGAGGGAGATGCCAAGTCTCGTGAGTTTGGAATCATGTTTATAGAAACCAGTGCAAAAGCAGGATTCAATATCAAG CCTCTCTTCCGTAAGATTGCTGCTGCCTTGCCAGGGATGGAAACACTTTCTTCCACAAAACAGGAAGACATGGTTGACATAAATCTAAAACCCACTGCCAATTCATCCCATCAAGAGCAGCAAGGAGGTTGCTGGTGCTAG
- the LOC115995066 gene encoding uncharacterized protein LOC115995066 isoform X2 produces the protein MPMAADSANEGGQNNRGIQDGICSLPVSCSCFKLLNQSFDEVNQHCSIDILPILLEGASFPARLSCPQHNSHGQDVYSISVLSGEGKSPQCASELAFLSFLEVANLSKNQMCLDAQLNCQNCIDLPVKSADPISPCIVDLNIEKEYSKTPESNDEAVESLKSEGALTRVLWRQASHTIGGKLMQLFMNVGTSRDKSVTERAHDTANNRWRRYKRSTSFDSRKIVLLFSIMSSLGTLVLIYLTLKVRQSGDNYVHV, from the exons ATGCCAATGGCTGCTGATTCGGCCAATGAG GGGGGACAAAACAACCGGGGCATCCAGGATGGTATTTGCAGCTTACCTGTCAGCTGTTCATGTTTCAAGCTACTAAATCAAAGTTTTGATGAGGTCAACCAGCACTGTTCTATAG ATATTTTGCCAATTCTGCTTGAGGGGGCTTCATTTCCAGCAAGACTAAGTTGCCCACAGCACAATTCACAT GGCCAAGATGTCTACAGCATTTCAGTGCTGTCTGGTGAAGGGAAGAGTCCACAATGTGCTTCAGAGTTGGCATTTCtaagctttttggaagttgctAATCTATCTAAAAATCAGATGTGCTTGGATGCACAATTGAATTGCCAAAATTGCATTGATTTGCCAGTGAAAAGTGCTGATCCTATTTCCCCATGCATTGTcgatttaaatattgaaaaggAATATTCAAAAACACCTGAATCCAATGATGAAGCTgttgaaagtttgaaaagtgAAGGTGCACTAACT AGGGTGTTGTGGAGACAAGCAAGCCATACAATAGGTGGAAAACTAATGCAGCTTTTCATGAATGTTGGCACTTCAAGAG ATAAATCAGTGACTGAAAGGGCCCATGATACTGCAAATAATCGATGGAGAAGATATAAGCGTTCTACCTCATTTGATTCAAGAAAGATCGTTCTCCTATTTTCAATCAT GTCAAGTTTGGGAACATTGGTGCTGATATATCTGACATTGAAAGTTAGGCAGAGTGGTGATAATTATGTTCATGTCTGA
- the LOC115994440 gene encoding BTB/POZ domain-containing protein DOT3 isoform X1 gives MQKSPQVTEPQSPGSDSDGIDQVHDQRIVIPTKFVSIADSLEKREHSRFLTSQIPTDLSIQVQEITFNVHKYPLVSKCGYIGQLELQPSISNYGYNINLENFPGGSETFEIILKFCYGLPLDLNPNNIASIRCASEFLEMTEEFEDGNLISKTEAFLTFVVLCSWKDTITVLKSCEALSPWAENLQIVRRCCDSLAWKASRKNSSTGDAVHEEGWWFDDIAILRIDHFRRIITAIRAKGTTPEIIGKCIMRYAERWLPGMDMEIEGVRGYGHGKNELQFSICSQKEEGGIAHSKEQKAIIESLISMLPPQQEAVSCKFLLQMLKMAMVYSATPALISELEKRVGMMLEDASVNDLLIPSYKNFDKGKLTNSPEQCTMHDIDVVQRIVEYFLMHEQQQQQQQQQQKSGKCNISKLLDNYLAEIARDPNLSVTKFQVLAESLPENVRTCHDGLYRAIDTYLKTNRSLSEHDQRRLCKVMNCEKLSLDACMHAAQNDRLPLRTIVQVLLSEQLKMREEMLDKNGNTSEPEGNQSSTNMEIKTMKTELENMKKKMEALQSDYSGLQQEYGKLSNKPKNASGWAFSWRKIKNSFHTKLDGDETGDGQQRPNPARRRSFKRRSSIS, from the exons ATGCAGAAGTCTCCTCAAGTAACTGAACCACAAAGCCCAGGGAGTGATTCGGATGGCATTGATCAAGTTCATGACCAACGCATCGTAATTCCCACCAAATTCGTCTCTATAGCTGATAGCTTGGAAAAGAGAGAACACTCACG GTTTCTCACGTCTCAAATACCAACAGATTTATCAattcaagttcaagaaattaCCTTTAATGTTCACAAG TATCCCTTGGTGTCAAAATGTGGCTACATAGGCCAATTGGAACTTCAGCCTTCAATCTCAAATTATGGGTACAACATCAATCTCGAAAACTTCCCAGGGGGATCAGAAAcatttgaaatcattttaaaattctgtTATGGTCTCCCACTGGACTTAAACCCCAATAACATAGCTTCAATAAGATGTGCGTCAGAATTTCTGGAGATGACTGAAGAATTTGAAGATGGAAATCTCATCAGCAAGACTGAAGCTTTCCTCACATTTGTAGTCCTTTGCTCATGGAAAGATACCATTACTGTTCTAAAATCCTGTGAAGCTCTATCTCCATGGGCtgaaaatttacaaattgttaGAAGATGCTGTGACTCACTAGCTTGGAAGGCTTCTAGGAAAAACTCATCAACTGGAGATGCAGTTCATGAAGAAGGCTGGTGGTTTGATGATATAGCTATCCTTCGTATTGATCATTTCAGGAGGATTATAACAGCAATAAGGGCTAAGGGAACAACACCAGAGATCATAGGTAAATGCATCATGCGCTATGCAGAGAGATGGTTGCCGGGTATGGACATGGAGATAGAAGGAGTTAGAGGATATGGCCATGGAAAGAATGAGCTTCAGTTCAGTATTTGTAGTCAGAAGGAAGAAGGGGGCATTGCACACAGCAAGGAGCAAAAAGCAATTATTGAGAGCCTAATAAGCATGCTTCCTCCTCAACAAGAAGCTGTTTCATGTAAATTCCTGTTGCAGATGCTAAAGATGGCAATGGTATATTCTGCAACACCAGCTTTGATTTCGGAGCTTGAAAAGAGAGTGGGGATGATGTTGGAAGATGCCAGTGTGAATGATCTTCTGATCCCaagttacaaaaattttgataaggGGAAACTAACAAA TTCTCCTGAACAATGCACAATGCATGACATAGATGTGGTGCAAAGGATAGTGGAATATTTTTTGATGCATgaacagcagcagcagcagcagcagcagcaacagaaGTCTGGCAAATGCAATATAAGTAAGCTCTTAGACAATTACCTAGCTGAGATTGCAAGAGACCCAAATCTCTCTGTCACTAAGTTCCAAGTTTTGGCTGAATCGTTGCCAGAAAATGTTCGAACATGTCATGATGGTCTCTATAGAGCCATTGACACCTACCTCAAG ACTAATCGTTCACTATCTGAGCATGACCAAAGAAGGCTGTGCAAGGTAATGAACTGTGAGAAACTGTCTCTtgatgcatgcatgcatgctgCACAAAATGATCGATTGCCTCTAAGAACCATTGTCCag GTGCTACTGTCGGAGCAACTGAAGATGAGGGAAGAAATGCTAGATAAGAATGGCAATACCTCTGAGCCGGAGGGAAACCAGTCATCTACAAACATGGAGATCAAGACTATGAAGACAGAGCTTGAaaacatgaagaagaagatggaagcgCTACAGAGTGACTACTCTGGGCTTCAACAGGAGTATGGAAAGCTAAGCAACAAGCCAAAGAATGCATCGGGTTGGGCATTCAGTTGGAGGAAGATCAAGAACTCCTTCCATACAAAATTAGATGGGGATGAAACTGGAGATGGACAACAGAGACCCAACCCAGCCCGTAGACGTAGCTTCAAACGAAGGTCATCCATCTCCTAA
- the LOC115994442 gene encoding uncharacterized protein LOC115994442, giving the protein MGSRLGRRVVHFANLPIKLLMPSNFNNITEIAIKTIPSASKIEIKRVLESLYGFEVDKVSTLNMEGKKKKRGGLLVAKPDYKKAYITLRSPLSISPDLYPIRILEDEKQRMNKQTKSSVVEDGEGKHHWLVDDKPRVAEKKNERFGVRDRDRERRRGGGGGGGGGGEVAKFPWSSMRSPVTSARR; this is encoded by the coding sequence ATGGGAAGCAGATTGGGAAGACGAGTGGTCCACTTCGCGAACCTCCCAATCAAGCTGTTGATGCCAAGTAACTTCAACAACATCACAGAAATCGCTATCAAAACCATCCCTTCGGCCTCGAAGATCGAAATCAAGCGCGTCCTCGAGTCCCTCTACGGCTTCGAGGTCGACAAGGTCAGCACTCTCAACATGGAAGGCAAGAAGAAGAAACGCGGCGGCCTGTTGGTCGCCAAACCGGACTACAAAAAGGCGTACATCACTCTCAGAAGCCCTCTCTCCATCTCCCCGGACCTCTACCCGATTCGGATCCTCGAGGACGAGAAGCAGCGCATGAACAAGCAGACCAAGTCGAGCGTGGTCGAGGACGGCGAAGGGAAGCACCACTGGCTCGTCGATGATAAGCCTAGGGTTGCCGAGAAGAAAAACGAAAGATTCGGCGTTCGCGATCGAGATCGAGAACGCCGTCGCGGCGGCGGAGGAGGCGGAGGCGGCGGCGGTGAAGTGGCGAAGTTTCCGTGGAGCAGTATGAGGTCTCCTGTTACTTCTGCGAGGAGGTAg
- the LOC115994440 gene encoding BTB/POZ domain-containing protein DOT3 isoform X3: MQKSPQVTEPQSPGSDSDGIDQVHDQRIVIPTKFVSIADSLEKREHSRFLTSQIPTDLSIQVQEITFNVHKYPLVSKCGYIGQLELQPSISNYGYNINLENFPGGSETFEIILKFCYGLPLDLNPNNIASIRCASEFLEMTEEFEDGNLISKTEAFLTFVVLCSWKDTITVLKSCEALSPWAENLQIVRRCCDSLAWKASRKNSSTGDAVHEEGWWFDDIAILRIDHFRRIITAIRAKGTTPEIIGKCIMRYAERWLPGMDMEIEGVRGYGHGKNELQFSICSQKEEGGIAHSKEQKAIIESLISMLPPQQEAVSCKFLLQMLKMAMVYSATPALISELEKRVGMMLEDASVNDLLIPSYKNFDKGKLTNSPEQCTMHDIDVVQRIVEYFLMHEQQQQQQQQQQKSGKCNIKNVRTCHDGLYRAIDTYLKTNRSLSEHDQRRLCKVMNCEKLSLDACMHAAQNDRLPLRTIVQVLLSEQLKMREEMLDKNGNTSEPEGNQSSTNMEIKTMKTELENMKKKMEALQSDYSGLQQEYGKLSNKPKNASGWAFSWRKIKNSFHTKLDGDETGDGQQRPNPARRRSFKRRSSIS, from the exons ATGCAGAAGTCTCCTCAAGTAACTGAACCACAAAGCCCAGGGAGTGATTCGGATGGCATTGATCAAGTTCATGACCAACGCATCGTAATTCCCACCAAATTCGTCTCTATAGCTGATAGCTTGGAAAAGAGAGAACACTCACG GTTTCTCACGTCTCAAATACCAACAGATTTATCAattcaagttcaagaaattaCCTTTAATGTTCACAAG TATCCCTTGGTGTCAAAATGTGGCTACATAGGCCAATTGGAACTTCAGCCTTCAATCTCAAATTATGGGTACAACATCAATCTCGAAAACTTCCCAGGGGGATCAGAAAcatttgaaatcattttaaaattctgtTATGGTCTCCCACTGGACTTAAACCCCAATAACATAGCTTCAATAAGATGTGCGTCAGAATTTCTGGAGATGACTGAAGAATTTGAAGATGGAAATCTCATCAGCAAGACTGAAGCTTTCCTCACATTTGTAGTCCTTTGCTCATGGAAAGATACCATTACTGTTCTAAAATCCTGTGAAGCTCTATCTCCATGGGCtgaaaatttacaaattgttaGAAGATGCTGTGACTCACTAGCTTGGAAGGCTTCTAGGAAAAACTCATCAACTGGAGATGCAGTTCATGAAGAAGGCTGGTGGTTTGATGATATAGCTATCCTTCGTATTGATCATTTCAGGAGGATTATAACAGCAATAAGGGCTAAGGGAACAACACCAGAGATCATAGGTAAATGCATCATGCGCTATGCAGAGAGATGGTTGCCGGGTATGGACATGGAGATAGAAGGAGTTAGAGGATATGGCCATGGAAAGAATGAGCTTCAGTTCAGTATTTGTAGTCAGAAGGAAGAAGGGGGCATTGCACACAGCAAGGAGCAAAAAGCAATTATTGAGAGCCTAATAAGCATGCTTCCTCCTCAACAAGAAGCTGTTTCATGTAAATTCCTGTTGCAGATGCTAAAGATGGCAATGGTATATTCTGCAACACCAGCTTTGATTTCGGAGCTTGAAAAGAGAGTGGGGATGATGTTGGAAGATGCCAGTGTGAATGATCTTCTGATCCCaagttacaaaaattttgataaggGGAAACTAACAAA TTCTCCTGAACAATGCACAATGCATGACATAGATGTGGTGCAAAGGATAGTGGAATATTTTTTGATGCATgaacagcagcagcagcagcagcagcagcaacagaaGTCTGGCAAATGCAATATAA AAAATGTTCGAACATGTCATGATGGTCTCTATAGAGCCATTGACACCTACCTCAAG ACTAATCGTTCACTATCTGAGCATGACCAAAGAAGGCTGTGCAAGGTAATGAACTGTGAGAAACTGTCTCTtgatgcatgcatgcatgctgCACAAAATGATCGATTGCCTCTAAGAACCATTGTCCag GTGCTACTGTCGGAGCAACTGAAGATGAGGGAAGAAATGCTAGATAAGAATGGCAATACCTCTGAGCCGGAGGGAAACCAGTCATCTACAAACATGGAGATCAAGACTATGAAGACAGAGCTTGAaaacatgaagaagaagatggaagcgCTACAGAGTGACTACTCTGGGCTTCAACAGGAGTATGGAAAGCTAAGCAACAAGCCAAAGAATGCATCGGGTTGGGCATTCAGTTGGAGGAAGATCAAGAACTCCTTCCATACAAAATTAGATGGGGATGAAACTGGAGATGGACAACAGAGACCCAACCCAGCCCGTAGACGTAGCTTCAAACGAAGGTCATCCATCTCCTAA
- the LOC115994440 gene encoding BTB/POZ domain-containing protein DOT3 isoform X2, translated as MQKSPQVTEPQSPGSDSDGIDQVHDQRIVIPTKFVSIADSLEKREHSRFLTSQIPTDLSIQVQEITFNVHKYPLVSKCGYIGQLELQPSISNYGYNINLENFPGGSETFEIILKFCYGLPLDLNPNNIASIRCASEFLEMTEEFEDGNLISKTEAFLTFVVLCSWKDTITVLKSCEALSPWAENLQIVRRCCDSLAWKASRKNSSTGDAVHEEGWWFDDIAILRIDHFRRIITAIRAKGTTPEIIGKCIMRYAERWLPGMDMEIEGVRGYGHGKNELQFSICSQKEEGGIAHSKEQKAIIESLISMLPPQQEAVSCKFLLQMLKMAMVYSATPALISELEKRVGMMLEDASVNDLLIPSYKNFDKGKLTNSPEQCTMHDIDVVQRIVEYFLMHEQQQQQQQQQQKSGKCNISKLLDNYLAEIARDPNLSVTKFQVLAESLPENVRTCHDGLYRAIDTYLKTNRSLSEHDQRRLCKVLLSEQLKMREEMLDKNGNTSEPEGNQSSTNMEIKTMKTELENMKKKMEALQSDYSGLQQEYGKLSNKPKNASGWAFSWRKIKNSFHTKLDGDETGDGQQRPNPARRRSFKRRSSIS; from the exons ATGCAGAAGTCTCCTCAAGTAACTGAACCACAAAGCCCAGGGAGTGATTCGGATGGCATTGATCAAGTTCATGACCAACGCATCGTAATTCCCACCAAATTCGTCTCTATAGCTGATAGCTTGGAAAAGAGAGAACACTCACG GTTTCTCACGTCTCAAATACCAACAGATTTATCAattcaagttcaagaaattaCCTTTAATGTTCACAAG TATCCCTTGGTGTCAAAATGTGGCTACATAGGCCAATTGGAACTTCAGCCTTCAATCTCAAATTATGGGTACAACATCAATCTCGAAAACTTCCCAGGGGGATCAGAAAcatttgaaatcattttaaaattctgtTATGGTCTCCCACTGGACTTAAACCCCAATAACATAGCTTCAATAAGATGTGCGTCAGAATTTCTGGAGATGACTGAAGAATTTGAAGATGGAAATCTCATCAGCAAGACTGAAGCTTTCCTCACATTTGTAGTCCTTTGCTCATGGAAAGATACCATTACTGTTCTAAAATCCTGTGAAGCTCTATCTCCATGGGCtgaaaatttacaaattgttaGAAGATGCTGTGACTCACTAGCTTGGAAGGCTTCTAGGAAAAACTCATCAACTGGAGATGCAGTTCATGAAGAAGGCTGGTGGTTTGATGATATAGCTATCCTTCGTATTGATCATTTCAGGAGGATTATAACAGCAATAAGGGCTAAGGGAACAACACCAGAGATCATAGGTAAATGCATCATGCGCTATGCAGAGAGATGGTTGCCGGGTATGGACATGGAGATAGAAGGAGTTAGAGGATATGGCCATGGAAAGAATGAGCTTCAGTTCAGTATTTGTAGTCAGAAGGAAGAAGGGGGCATTGCACACAGCAAGGAGCAAAAAGCAATTATTGAGAGCCTAATAAGCATGCTTCCTCCTCAACAAGAAGCTGTTTCATGTAAATTCCTGTTGCAGATGCTAAAGATGGCAATGGTATATTCTGCAACACCAGCTTTGATTTCGGAGCTTGAAAAGAGAGTGGGGATGATGTTGGAAGATGCCAGTGTGAATGATCTTCTGATCCCaagttacaaaaattttgataaggGGAAACTAACAAA TTCTCCTGAACAATGCACAATGCATGACATAGATGTGGTGCAAAGGATAGTGGAATATTTTTTGATGCATgaacagcagcagcagcagcagcagcagcaacagaaGTCTGGCAAATGCAATATAAGTAAGCTCTTAGACAATTACCTAGCTGAGATTGCAAGAGACCCAAATCTCTCTGTCACTAAGTTCCAAGTTTTGGCTGAATCGTTGCCAGAAAATGTTCGAACATGTCATGATGGTCTCTATAGAGCCATTGACACCTACCTCAAG ACTAATCGTTCACTATCTGAGCATGACCAAAGAAGGCTGTGCAAG GTGCTACTGTCGGAGCAACTGAAGATGAGGGAAGAAATGCTAGATAAGAATGGCAATACCTCTGAGCCGGAGGGAAACCAGTCATCTACAAACATGGAGATCAAGACTATGAAGACAGAGCTTGAaaacatgaagaagaagatggaagcgCTACAGAGTGACTACTCTGGGCTTCAACAGGAGTATGGAAAGCTAAGCAACAAGCCAAAGAATGCATCGGGTTGGGCATTCAGTTGGAGGAAGATCAAGAACTCCTTCCATACAAAATTAGATGGGGATGAAACTGGAGATGGACAACAGAGACCCAACCCAGCCCGTAGACGTAGCTTCAAACGAAGGTCATCCATCTCCTAA